A single Vulcanisaeta distributa DSM 14429 DNA region contains:
- a CDS encoding 50S ribosomal protein L30 gives MQVQEGAQAVRGTPYTRIAVIRLKGLADTPPDVEKTLDLLRLRRRYTCVVIDERPSYMGMLSVVKDWVTWGEIDADTLAELLRRRGRLIGDKPLTDDWVKKYGWSSIEEFALAYIMGEVNQLSCPENKPWPRSGNKVLCIPGLKPFFRLHPPSGGLRSIKKGFNEGGDLGYRGIAINELILRMI, from the coding sequence ATGCAGGTTCAGGAGGGTGCGCAAGCCGTTAGGGGGACTCCTTATACGCGGATTGCCGTAATTAGACTTAAGGGCCTAGCAGATACACCACCAGATGTTGAGAAGACCCTCGACCTTCTCAGGTTAAGAAGGAGGTACACGTGCGTAGTCATTGATGAGAGACCGTCATACATGGGAATGCTTAGTGTAGTTAAGGACTGGGTTACCTGGGGCGAGATAGATGCTGACACTCTAGCCGAGCTATTGAGGAGGAGGGGTAGGTTAATTGGCGATAAACCACTAACGGATGATTGGGTTAAGAAGTATGGATGGTCAAGCATTGAAGAGTTCGCGCTGGCTTACATAATGGGTGAGGTAAATCAATTATCCTGCCCTGAGAATAAGCCGTGGCCGAGATCAGGTAATAAGGTGCTTTGCATACCTGGGTTAAAGCCATTCTTTAGGCTTCACCCACCGTCTGGCGGTCTTAGGAGTATTAAGAAGGGATTTAATGAGGGTGGCGATTTGGGCTATAGGGGTATTGCCATTAATGAGTTAATACTTAGGATGATATAA
- a CDS encoding uL15 family ribosomal protein, whose protein sequence is MVRRFEKKARKYRGSRTHGWGRVGQHRKSGSSGGRGRSGLHKHKWSFVMKYAEDSSGYPFYGKHGFKQPETIVAARLGINVGELESMLDELVSKGLVQVVDGKYVVDLLKIGFNKLLGRGKVSKPMIVRAVWVSRKAEEKIRAAGGSVELVRGVVHG, encoded by the coding sequence ATGGTTAGGCGATTCGAGAAGAAGGCTAGGAAGTATAGAGGTTCGAGGACGCATGGCTGGGGTAGGGTCGGCCAGCATAGGAAAAGTGGTTCCAGCGGTGGTAGGGGTAGGTCAGGGCTTCATAAGCATAAGTGGTCATTCGTGATGAAGTATGCCGAGGATTCCAGTGGTTACCCATTCTATGGTAAGCACGGCTTTAAGCAGCCCGAGACCATAGTCGCCGCGAGGCTCGGTATCAATGTTGGTGAGCTCGAGTCAATGCTCGACGAATTGGTTAGTAAGGGATTGGTGCAGGTGGTTGATGGTAAGTACGTCGTTGATTTGTTAAAGATTGGCTTTAATAAGTTGCTCGGCAGGGGTAAGGTTAGTAAGCCCATGATTGTTAGGGCTGTCTGGGTTTCGAGGAAGGCCGAGGAGAAGATCAGGGCTGCTGGGGGCTCTGTGGAGTTGGTGCGGGGGGTAGTGCATGGCTAG
- the secY gene encoding preprotein translocase subunit SecY, whose product MASTGRRFIDVVEPILRYVPTVPRPREALSMGSRLFWTFLAVTVYLLMSITPLYGLSPVTPSFFISPAIAAILGITFGTLAQLGITPLVVAGIILEILVFSDMINIDLEDPEDQAKFNALLKLLAIVFGLLEAVALVTSGQLIPVNALGGVLIVIQLLVATIIIILMDDMISKGWGLGSGISLFILVTIVKQMFAMAFSPFTLPGSVIPYGAIPALAAAIYYAIGGKMTYLMSILYQVNLPSLTGLIATIALALIVLYLELMEVSIPVALVQYRGYRYSVPLKLMYVSVLPIIFTAYTVYLIGEGLTLLWSAYNRADTNPFLNWLACAHMTSVGLIPCPNSLLYYFTVVPRNIDAAYIAVHIIMYAALSVIFAIVWVNLAGLSAEDQAKYIVQGGMHIPGFRPSPKVIAKFLDRYVRMLTIISGLIVGVIAALGDIAGVFGGGIGLILVVEIVIQYYTLALQEQLFEIYPGLKRLLGKE is encoded by the coding sequence ATGGCTAGTACTGGGCGTAGGTTTATAGACGTTGTGGAGCCGATACTGCGTTATGTACCCACCGTGCCCAGGCCCAGGGAAGCCCTGAGCATGGGCTCAAGATTGTTCTGGACATTCCTCGCAGTAACAGTTTACCTGCTAATGTCCATAACGCCACTTTACGGATTAAGCCCAGTGACGCCATCCTTCTTCATATCACCAGCCATAGCAGCCATACTGGGCATAACCTTCGGCACACTCGCGCAACTAGGCATTACACCACTCGTCGTGGCCGGTATAATACTTGAGATCCTGGTTTTCTCGGACATGATCAACATAGATCTTGAGGACCCGGAGGACCAGGCCAAGTTCAATGCATTACTGAAGCTTCTCGCAATAGTCTTTGGACTGCTCGAGGCCGTTGCTCTAGTGACCAGCGGCCAATTAATCCCAGTTAACGCACTTGGTGGTGTCTTAATAGTTATTCAATTGCTTGTTGCCACGATAATAATAATTTTAATGGATGACATGATATCCAAGGGCTGGGGATTGGGTAGTGGAATTTCACTGTTCATATTGGTGACCATTGTAAAGCAGATGTTCGCGATGGCCTTCTCACCATTTACCCTGCCAGGCTCTGTGATTCCTTACGGCGCAATCCCTGCATTGGCTGCAGCCATTTATTACGCAATCGGCGGTAAGATGACGTACCTAATGAGCATATTATACCAGGTGAACTTACCGAGCCTAACGGGCTTGATAGCCACGATAGCCCTGGCCCTCATTGTCCTTTACCTGGAGCTCATGGAGGTTTCAATACCGGTGGCACTGGTGCAGTACAGGGGTTATAGGTACTCAGTACCTCTGAAGTTGATGTATGTGTCGGTACTGCCCATAATATTCACGGCATACACCGTGTACTTAATCGGCGAGGGATTAACACTACTCTGGAGTGCGTACAATAGAGCCGATACTAACCCATTCCTTAACTGGTTGGCCTGTGCTCATATGACATCGGTAGGTCTAATACCATGCCCCAACTCATTACTTTACTACTTCACGGTGGTGCCTAGGAACATTGATGCTGCGTACATAGCGGTTCACATAATCATGTATGCAGCGTTATCCGTAATCTTCGCCATAGTATGGGTTAACCTAGCGGGCCTTAGCGCCGAGGACCAGGCTAAGTATATAGTTCAGGGTGGCATGCACATACCAGGCTTTAGGCCTAGCCCCAAGGTTATTGCTAAGTTCCTTGATAGGTACGTTAGGATGCTCACGATAATCAGCGGCTTAATAGTCGGTGTGATTGCGGCTCTTGGGGATATTGCGGGGGTCTTTGGTGGTGGTATTGGCTTAATACTCGTTGTTGAGATTGTGATCCAGTACTACACGTTGGCGCTTCAGGAGCAGTTGTTCGAGATTTACCCAGGCCTTAAGAGGCTCCTTGGTAAGGAGTAG
- a CDS encoding 30S ribosomal protein S5 translates to MSTESAVEAWQPRTWVGRLVKEGKVKSIDDLFRLNLPIKEPEIIDFFLPNLKHEVVSINIVQRQTDAGEVSQFQVAVVIGNEDGYVGVGMGKGRQVNQAIEKAIREAKLNIIPVRRGCGSWHCSCDEPHSVPFKVVGKSGSVRVILIPAPKGVGLVAADAAKVVLRLAGIRDVWSYTWGETRTTHNLVKATYDALRKTYAFSI, encoded by the coding sequence ATGAGTACTGAGTCTGCTGTTGAGGCTTGGCAGCCCAGGACGTGGGTTGGCAGGTTGGTTAAGGAGGGTAAGGTTAAGTCTATTGATGATTTATTCAGGCTTAACCTGCCCATTAAGGAGCCTGAGATCATTGACTTCTTCCTGCCCAACCTTAAGCATGAGGTCGTTAGCATAAATATAGTGCAGAGGCAGACCGACGCCGGTGAGGTTAGTCAGTTCCAGGTGGCTGTTGTCATCGGTAATGAGGATGGCTACGTGGGTGTTGGTATGGGCAAGGGTAGGCAGGTTAATCAGGCCATTGAGAAGGCAATTAGAGAGGCGAAGCTCAACATAATACCTGTTAGGAGGGGTTGCGGTTCATGGCACTGCTCATGCGATGAACCGCATAGCGTTCCGTTTAAGGTTGTTGGTAAGAGCGGCAGTGTTAGGGTCATATTAATACCGGCGCCAAAGGGCGTCGGCCTTGTGGCTGCTGATGCCGCTAAGGTCGTCCTTAGGCTTGCGGGTATTAGGGATGTATGGTCGTATACGTGGGGCGAGACTAGGACGACGCATAACCTGGTTAAGGCAACCTACGATGCCCTAAGAAAGACCTATGCCTTCTCCATCTAA
- a CDS encoding putative RNA uridine N3 methyltransferase, whose product MRVLRLKPTIDIAIPSDFLAESPDDREAIRKIGYLGRGAAIFQVSKIIVYRHKLAGERDRTNFIIKNLQYLVTPPYLRKDLFKLDRDLKYAGLLPPLKTPNHAPEGMPQRGEYREGIVVKWDGYFSIIKIGEGVYAKVPKPMPLGTRVIVQIDAQTTRGDTYRAHVVPRDRLSVYWGFEAEVVELSRLFSDYDYVILTGKEGMNIKDAMEQLRSALSRDRVLVVFGSPYHGVDEILRAEGMEEALRKYPFINFIPGQGVETVRTEEAVIAVLSILNLVRYLHGSLP is encoded by the coding sequence ATGAGGGTTTTGAGGTTAAAACCAACAATTGACATTGCAATACCCAGCGACTTCCTCGCGGAGTCTCCCGACGATAGGGAGGCCATTAGGAAGATTGGCTACTTAGGCAGGGGTGCCGCAATTTTTCAAGTAAGTAAGATCATTGTTTATAGGCATAAATTAGCCGGCGAGAGGGATAGGACCAACTTCATCATAAAGAATCTCCAGTACCTCGTGACTCCGCCATACCTGAGAAAGGACTTATTCAAACTTGACAGGGACCTTAAGTATGCCGGTTTATTACCGCCGTTAAAGACTCCCAACCACGCCCCAGAAGGTATGCCGCAGAGGGGTGAGTATAGGGAGGGCATTGTTGTAAAGTGGGATGGTTACTTCTCGATAATCAAGATTGGCGAGGGTGTGTATGCGAAGGTTCCTAAGCCAATGCCCCTAGGCACCAGGGTCATTGTGCAAATAGATGCGCAAACCACCAGGGGTGATACATATAGGGCACACGTTGTTCCTAGGGATCGCCTAAGTGTTTATTGGGGCTTCGAGGCAGAGGTTGTGGAGTTGAGTAGGTTATTTAGTGATTATGATTACGTGATTTTAACGGGTAAAGAGGGTATGAACATTAAGGATGCCATGGAACAGTTAAGGAGTGCTTTAAGCAGGGATAGGGTTCTCGTGGTCTTTGGTTCGCCGTACCACGGCGTTGATGAGATACTTAGGGCTGAGGGTATGGAGGAGGCGTTGAGGAAGTATCCATTCATTAATTTCATACCTGGTCAGGGTGTTGAGACTGTTAGGACTGAGGAGGCCGTGATAGCTGTACTATCAATACTAAACCTGGTTAGGTACCTGCATGGTTCGTTGCCTTAG
- a CDS encoding 50S ribosomal protein L3 — MGLKIHRPKRGSMAYYPRKRAESLVARFRVWPDPHPGKPILLGFAAYKAGMAHAVVIDDRPTSPFYGKEVVKPVTILDAPPIKVIAFRAYTYDPWKNLKLSLGEVWMPDVPKDILRKIPVLPEKFNKEEMMKKILDNVDVITEVRAIVATQPRLSGIGKKTPEILEIPIGGVDDMNQIIKFADSILGKDININDVFSEGQYVDVAAITKGKGWQGVVKRFNVKILPKWHKHRKGYRRIGAIGPQNPALTFTTPRPGQMGLHKRTEYNKRILRIGMNGAEVTPSSGFPHYGIIKGPYIVLEGTVPGVVKRLVTLRFPVRPRPPTYPTGKVQIVWLSTQPLQGA; from the coding sequence ATGGGTTTAAAGATTCATAGGCCTAAGCGCGGATCCATGGCCTACTACCCAAGGAAGCGAGCTGAGTCTCTAGTGGCTAGGTTCAGGGTATGGCCAGACCCACACCCTGGCAAGCCCATTCTGCTTGGTTTTGCGGCTTACAAGGCAGGCATGGCTCATGCCGTGGTCATTGATGATAGGCCTACAAGCCCATTCTACGGTAAGGAGGTTGTTAAGCCAGTCACCATACTCGATGCACCACCAATCAAGGTGATAGCCTTCAGGGCTTACACCTATGATCCCTGGAAGAACCTGAAGCTGAGCCTTGGTGAGGTTTGGATGCCTGACGTACCCAAGGACATTTTAAGGAAAATACCCGTACTTCCTGAGAAGTTTAATAAGGAGGAGATGATGAAGAAAATACTCGATAACGTAGACGTGATAACGGAGGTTAGGGCAATCGTGGCAACACAACCAAGGCTCAGCGGTATTGGTAAGAAGACCCCTGAGATCCTGGAAATACCCATTGGTGGTGTTGATGACATGAACCAAATAATTAAGTTCGCAGATTCCATACTTGGCAAGGACATTAACATTAATGATGTGTTTAGTGAGGGTCAGTACGTAGATGTGGCGGCAATAACTAAGGGTAAGGGTTGGCAAGGTGTCGTTAAGAGGTTCAATGTCAAGATACTGCCCAAGTGGCATAAGCATAGGAAGGGTTATAGGAGGATCGGAGCCATTGGTCCACAGAACCCAGCCCTAACATTCACAACACCGAGGCCGGGACAAATGGGGCTTCACAAGAGGACTGAATATAATAAGCGAATACTCAGGATAGGAATGAATGGAGCAGAGGTAACCCCAAGCTCAGGATTTCCACATTACGGAATTATTAAGGGGCCATACATAGTCCTTGAAGGTACGGTACCTGGTGTCGTCAAGAGGCTTGTGACGCTTAGGTTTCCTGTGAGGCCTAGGCCACCGACATATCCAACCGGTAAGGTTCAAATAGTCTGGTTATCAACACAGCCGTTGCAAGGTGCATGA